GATGGCCTCGGCGATCTGCTTCGGGACCGGCTCATACCGGTCGAATTCCATGCTGTAAGTGGCCCGGCCCTGAGTACGGGACCGCAAATCGGTCGCGTAGCCGAACATCTCGCTCAGGGGAACGGCTGCCTCGATGGCCTGGGCGCCGGCCCGCACCTTAATGCCATGCACCTTGCCGCGCCGACCGTTCAGATTCCCGATCACGTCCCCCATAAATTCCTGAGGCACCAAGACCTCGACCTTCATGATCGGCTCGAGCAGGACCGGGTTTGCCTTCCTGCACGCCTCATTCAAGGCCATAGATCCGGCAATCTTGAATGCCATCTCATTGGAGTCGACGTCATGATAGGACCCGTCGATCAACTTCACACAGACGTCTCGCAAGGGATAGCCAGCCAACACCCCGGCCTCCATCCGCTCCTTCACACCCTTTTCAATTGCCGGAATGTATTCCCTCGGAATCGCTCCGCCCACGATCTTATTCATGAACTCGAACCCGACACCGGGCTCGGCCGGCTCGACGGTCAGCACGACGTGCCCGTATTGACCGCGGCCGCCGGTTTGCTTGATGTACTTGGCCTCGTGCTCGGCTGTCCCGCGGATCGTTTCCCGATAGGCCACCTCAGGCTTGCCGACATTGGCATCCACCTTGAACTCGCGAAGCAGGCGATCCACGATGATCTCCAGATGAAGCTCGCCCATCCCGGCGATGATCGTCTGGCCCGTCTCTTCATCGGTATGGACCCTAAAGGAAGGGTCCTCCTGCGCCAGCTTCTGGAGCGAAAATCCGAGCTTTTCCTGGTCCTGCTTGGTCTTGGGCTCGATCGCCATCGCGATAACCGGTTCGGGAAACTTCATCACCTCGAGAAGGACCGGTTTCTTCTCGTCACAAAGCGTATCTCCGGTTGTGGCACCCTTGAGGCCCACCGCAGCGGCGATGTCACCGGCATAGACCTCTTCGATGTCTTCACGCTTATTCGCGTGCATCTTGAGCAGCCGACCGATGCGCTCCTTCGTATCCTTGGTGATGTTGTATACCGACGTGCCAGTCTTCAAGGTCCCAGAATAAACCCGGAAGAATGTGAGCTGGCCAGCAAAGGGATCGGTCATGATCTTGAATGCCAACGCCGCAAAGGGCTCGTCATCATTCGCCGACCGCTTAACCTCTTTGCCGCCAGCCGGCTCCACACCCACCACAGGGGGGATGTCCAGCGGGGAGGGCAGATAATCTACGACCGCATCCAAGAGCTGCTGCACCCCTTTATTCTTGAAGGCGGAGCCACAGATCACAGGCGTCAGCTTCATGGCAATGGTCCCACCTCGGATCGCGCGCTTAATTTCATCGACCGAAAGGCTCTCACCATTCAGGTAGCGCTCCATCGCCTGCTCGTCATGCTCAGCCACCTTGTCGATCATTTTTTCACGATACTCTTTCGCTTGATCGAGCAGGTCAGCCGGGATCTCCTCGACCTTGTACTTCGCCCCCAGCGTCTCGTCGTCGTAGATATAGGCCTTCATCGTGACAAGGTCGATCGACCCCTTGTAGTCCGCTTCACGCCCGATCGGCAACTGGATCGGCACCGGGTTCGCCCCCAAGCGATCAACAATAGTCTGAACGCCCCCATAAAAGTCAGCACCAATCCGGTCCATCTTGTTCATGAACGCGATGCGCGGCACTCGATACTTGTCGGCCTGGCGCCAGACCGTCTCGGACTGGGGCTCAACGCCCTGCACAGAATCAAACACCGCAACCGCCCCATCCAGCACGCGCAGAGACCGCTCCACTTCGATCGTAAAATCCACGTGACCCGGCGTATCGATGATGTTAATCCGGTGCTCGCGCCAGAAACAGGTCGTCG
This DNA window, taken from Nitrospirota bacterium, encodes the following:
- the fusA gene encoding elongation factor G, with protein sequence MARQSPLERTRNIGIMAHIDAGKTTTTERILYYTGVSHRMGEVHDGAATMDWMEQERERGITITAAATTCFWREHRINIIDTPGHVDFTIEVERSLRVLDGAVAVFDSVQGVEPQSETVWRQADKYRVPRIAFMNKMDRIGADFYGGVQTIVDRLGANPVPIQLPIGREADYKGSIDLVTMKAYIYDDETLGAKYKVEEIPADLLDQAKEYREKMIDKVAEHDEQAMERYLNGESLSVDEIKRAIRGGTIAMKLTPVICGSAFKNKGVQQLLDAVVDYLPSPLDIPPVVGVEPAGGKEVKRSANDDEPFAALAFKIMTDPFAGQLTFFRVYSGTLKTGTSVYNITKDTKERIGRLLKMHANKREDIEEVYAGDIAAAVGLKGATTGDTLCDEKKPVLLEVMKFPEPVIAMAIEPKTKQDQEKLGFSLQKLAQEDPSFRVHTDEETGQTIIAGMGELHLEIIVDRLLREFKVDANVGKPEVAYRETIRGTAEHEAKYIKQTGGRGQYGHVVLTVEPAEPGVGFEFMNKIVGGAIPREYIPAIEKGVKERMEAGVLAGYPLRDVCVKLIDGSYHDVDSNEMAFKIAGSMALNEACRKANPVLLEPIMKVEVLVPQEFMGDVIGNLNGRRGKVHGIKVRAGAQAIEAAVPLSEMFGYATDLRSRTQGRATYSMEFDRYEPVPKQIAEAIIAKNRGE